Proteins found in one Kiritimatiellales bacterium genomic segment:
- a CDS encoding 50S ribosomal protein L11 methyltransferase: MQKENQNGGAILTLVVAQTSAEQISDWVIEHLGRTVVELKKPGSMDVALEIYLNNTVEAELALRVLPDFPVKASSIREYAAEEWTESWKKHFQPMDIGQYLRVCPPWLAGESDRIELVINPGLSFGTGNHFTTRFCLEQLDRFVPASGAKTMLDIGTGTGILAIAAAKLGVKKAVGTDFDPVCIEQSKINAKENGVTEHTEFRQHDMTDGWPDEKFDIVCANLYASLLIDHAPTLLRIAGKYLMLTGIREVELDSVADTFVQLGGHEKVRDCDSEWGGLVFARDEYEF, translated from the coding sequence ATGCAAAAAGAAAATCAAAACGGCGGGGCAATTCTCACGCTGGTCGTTGCGCAGACGTCTGCGGAACAGATCAGCGACTGGGTGATAGAGCATCTCGGCAGGACGGTGGTTGAATTAAAGAAGCCGGGCAGTATGGATGTTGCGCTCGAAATTTATCTGAACAATACGGTTGAAGCAGAACTGGCGCTGCGTGTGTTACCGGACTTTCCGGTGAAGGCCAGTTCAATCCGTGAATATGCCGCCGAGGAGTGGACGGAAAGCTGGAAAAAACATTTTCAGCCGATGGATATTGGACAGTATTTACGGGTGTGCCCGCCGTGGCTCGCCGGCGAAAGCGATCGCATTGAACTGGTAATCAATCCGGGACTGAGTTTCGGTACCGGAAACCATTTTACAACGCGTTTTTGCCTGGAGCAGCTTGATCGTTTTGTGCCGGCGAGCGGTGCGAAGACGATGCTGGATATTGGTACCGGCACCGGAATCCTGGCAATCGCAGCGGCGAAACTGGGCGTTAAAAAAGCAGTCGGCACAGATTTCGATCCGGTTTGCATTGAGCAGTCAAAAATCAACGCAAAAGAAAACGGCGTAACGGAACACACTGAATTCCGGCAGCACGATATGACTGATGGCTGGCCGGACGAAAAATTTGATATTGTCTGTGCCAACCTCTATGCATCGCTGCTGATTGATCATGCGCCGACTCTTTTGCGTATTGCCGGAAAATATCTTATGCTCACCGGGATACGCGAAGTGGAGCTCGACAGCGTGGCCGATACATTTGTGCAGCTCGGCGGACATGAAAAAGTGCGCGACTGCGACAGCGAATGGGGCGGGCTGGTGTTTGCACGGGATGAATATGAATTTTAA
- a CDS encoding class I SAM-dependent methyltransferase: MNFKHNTDKSSARYWNDLAEIYQRETRISTNDFHYGPLICGDSVLNLLPPVENRRCLEIGCGAGQNSIFLTKCNAECVAIDISQKQLAAGRKIAGAENVNVDFRCMSMDLLSENLGNKPVFDFIHSTYALPFAANPVKVIADAAALLKSGGVFLLTTGHPLYAGEWLEIGDDDEDGLFMPDYFHPEADVRMSLDDQTMTAAHYHPLAAVRIDS; this comes from the coding sequence ATGAATTTTAAGCACAATACGGATAAAAGCAGCGCACGCTACTGGAATGATCTGGCGGAGATTTATCAGCGCGAAACGCGAATTTCAACGAACGACTTCCATTACGGTCCGCTGATTTGCGGCGATTCAGTTTTGAATCTTCTGCCGCCGGTCGAAAACCGAAGGTGTCTGGAGATTGGCTGCGGTGCCGGGCAGAATTCAATTTTTTTAACAAAGTGCAATGCAGAGTGTGTAGCAATTGATATTTCGCAAAAACAGCTTGCTGCCGGCAGAAAAATTGCCGGCGCTGAAAATGTGAATGTCGATTTCCGGTGCATGTCGATGGACTTACTGAGCGAGAACCTGGGCAATAAACCGGTCTTCGATTTTATCCATTCAACGTACGCGCTGCCGTTTGCGGCGAATCCGGTGAAGGTGATTGCGGATGCTGCGGCGCTGCTGAAATCCGGCGGAGTTTTCCTGTTAACAACAGGGCATCCGCTGTATGCCGGCGAATGGCTGGAGATCGGTGATGATGACGAGGACGGTCTGTTTATGCCGGATTATTTTCACCCGGAGGCTGATGTACGAATGTCGCTTGACGATCAAACGATGACAGCGGCGCACTATCATCCGCTTGCCGCCGTGCGAATTGACTCATAA